The Thermus antranikianii DSM 12462 nucleotide sequence AGACCACCACCTTCTACATGATGGTGGGCTTTATCCGTCCCACGGGAGGGCGGATCTTCCTTAAGGGACGGGAAATAAGCCAGCTTCCCATGTACCGCCGGGCCCGACTGGGCCTGGGCTACCTGCCCCAAGAGCCTTCCGCCTTCCGCCGGATGACGGTGCTGGAAAACCTCCTGGCCGTCTTGGAGTTCCAGCCCCTTTCCCGGGCGGAGCGCCTGGAGAAGGCCAAGGCCCTTTTGGAGGAACTGGCCATCTACCACCTCAAGGACCAGATGGCCTACGCCCTTTCCGGTGGGGAAAGGAGGCGGCTTGAGATGGCGCGGGCCCTGTGCACCGACCCCGATTTCATCCTTCTGGACGAGCCTTTTACCGGGGTGGACCCCAAGAACGTGAAGGAGATCCAAAAGGTCATCGCCGAGCTCCGGGAGAGGCGGGGGGGGGGGGGTTTTATCACCGACCATGCGGTGCGGGAGACCCTGGCCATCACCGACCGGGTCTACGTGATGTATGACGGCCAGATCCTCTTCCACGGGGATCCCGATACCTTTGCCCGGGACCAGGGGGTAAGGCGGCACTACCTGGGAGAGGACTACGAGCTTTAAGCCATGACCTTCTGGGCCCTCCTCATCCTGATCCTTTTCCTGGCCGCCTTGGTGGCCTATCTGGGGGATAGGGTGGCCAAGTGGGCGGGGAAGCGGCACTACCGCCTTTTTGGCCTCAGGCCCCGGCAGACCGCCACCCTGGTGGCGGTGCTCACGGGGGTGGGGATCGCCCTCTTCAGCTACCTGGGGTTCCTCCTGGTGTTCCGGGAGGCCAGGGAGGTGATCCTCGAGGCCCAGGCCATCCGGGCGGAGCGGGACCAGCTTAGGAGGGAGCGGCAGGTCCTCCTGGAGGCCAAGGCGGCCATGGAGGCCGAGGCCAGCAGGACCCTGGCGGAGCTCCATGTCCTGCGGGAGGAGCGAAAGGATCTTTCCCGGGCCCTGGAGCAGGCCAACCAGGTGAGGAAACGCCTGGAGGAAGAGGCCAAGGCCCTGGCCTCCCAGGTGCAGGCCCTGGGAAGGGAGCGGGCTACCCTCGAGGCGGAGCGACAGGCTCTTTCCCAGCTTCTTGAGGAAAGGAACCGGGCGCTAGCCGAGAGGACGAGGGAGCTCAAGGCCCTGGAGAGTCGCCTCCGTGCCCTGCAGCAGGCGGCGGAGCGGGCGGAAGGGGAAAAGGCCAGGCTTCTGGCGGAGAGGAAGCGCCTTCAGGAGGAGGTGCTGGGGGCTCTTGCCCGCCTGGAGGAGGCCCGAAGGCAGCGCCAGGCCCTGGTAGAGGAGGTGGAGGCCCTTAAGGCCAGCTTGAGCAAGGCCCGGGAGGAGCTCCGCCAGACGGAGGAAAGGGTAAGAAGCCTCTTGGTGCAGGCGGAGGTGCTCCAAGGGGAGAGGGGCCAGCTTTCCCAGAGCCTGATTCGGCTCAGCCAGGGTCTCTACCTAGGGGAGGTGCGCCTGGGGGCGGAGGAGGGAAGGGAGGCCTTGGAGCGGGTGGCCGAGCGCCGGGCCCTTCTCCAGGGCTTCCGGGGGGTGGAGCTTTTGGACGCTCCCCAAGGCCCGGGGCTTGCGGTGCTGGAGGGAGCGGGGTACCGGGAGGGGAGGCTTTTGGTGCGGGTGCGCTTTTATCCTGAGCGCAGGGCCTTCGCCGCCGGGGAGGTTCTGGCCGCCCGCACCTTCCGCCTTTCCACCCAGGCCCGCAACCAGGAGGCCCTCGAGGGCCTGGGGGAGGCCGTGCGGCAACGGCTTTTGCAGGCGGGGTATGCCCCGGAATACGCCACCTTTCCCTCTCCCGAGGAGCTGGCCCGCGGCCTTGCCCTTCTGCAGGGAAAAAGGGGAGTGGTGCGGGTGGGGGTGGTGGCCGCCAAGGAGCTATGGACCACGGAGAGACCCCTTCTCTCCTTCCAGCTCCTGGGAGGGCCGCCGGGCCCGGAGGTACCGGTCCCTACCCGTCAAATCCCTTAGCACCTCTACTCCCTCCCAGCCCGCGGCCTTTAGTTCCTGGGCCAGAAGCCCCGCGTTTTCCGGGGCCAGCTCCAGGAGGAGGAACCCGCCGGGTTTGAGGGCCCTCCTGGCCTCCTGGGCCAGGGGCCGGGCCACA carries:
- the lptB gene encoding LPS export ABC transporter ATP-binding protein, translated to MDGELLAEGLRKRYGPREVVRGVDLSLKRGEIVALFGPNGAGKTTTFYMMVGFIRPTGGRIFLKGREISQLPMYRRARLGLGYLPQEPSAFRRMTVLENLLAVLEFQPLSRAERLEKAKALLEELAIYHLKDQMAYALSGGERRRLEMARALCTDPDFILLDEPFTGVDPKNVKEIQKVIAELRERRGGGGFITDHAVRETLAITDRVYVMYDGQILFHGDPDTFARDQGVRRHYLGEDYEL
- a CDS encoding DUF3084 domain-containing protein, whose amino-acid sequence is MTFWALLILILFLAALVAYLGDRVAKWAGKRHYRLFGLRPRQTATLVAVLTGVGIALFSYLGFLLVFREAREVILEAQAIRAERDQLRRERQVLLEAKAAMEAEASRTLAELHVLREERKDLSRALEQANQVRKRLEEEAKALASQVQALGRERATLEAERQALSQLLEERNRALAERTRELKALESRLRALQQAAERAEGEKARLLAERKRLQEEVLGALARLEEARRQRQALVEEVEALKASLSKAREELRQTEERVRSLLVQAEVLQGERGQLSQSLIRLSQGLYLGEVRLGAEEGREALERVAERRALLQGFRGVELLDAPQGPGLAVLEGAGYREGRLLVRVRFYPERRAFAAGEVLAARTFRLSTQARNQEALEGLGEAVRQRLLQAGYAPEYATFPSPEELARGLALLQGKRGVVRVGVVAAKELWTTERPLLSFQLLGGPPGPEVPVPTRQIP